The DNA segment GTGCCGCGTCCCGCACGTCATGGGCGCGGCACCGGTCACAGGCTCTCGCGGAACTCCCGCAGCAGCTTCTGGGTGCGCTGCGCGGAGGCGGCCAGCGCCGTCATGTGGTCCAGCACCTCCAGGTGCGCGGCCACCTCCTCGCGCGAGTCGAGGTAGAGCGCGCCGGTCAGATACTCGGTGAACACCATGTCCGGCAGCTCCCGTTCGGCGAACCGGAACAGGGTGAAGGGGGCGTACGCCCCCGGGTGCGGGCCGGCCGCGAACTCCGCGAGCTGGATGGTGATGCCGTCCCGGTCGGCGTACTCCAGCAGCCGGTCCAGCTGGTCGCGCATCACCTCGGACCGCGTGCTCACCGGGCGGCGCAGCACCGTCTCGTCCATCACGAACCACAGGTGCGGGGCGTCCTCCCGCTCCAGCAGCCGCTGCCGCTCCAGGCGCAGCGCCACATGCCGCTCCACCGTCTCCGCGCCGTGCTGCCCTATGGGCCCGGCCTCCAGCACCGCCCGCGCGTACGCCTCGGTCTGGAGCAGGCCGGGGATGAAGTGGGGCTCGTAGGACCGGATCAGGCGGGCGGCGCCCTCCAGGCTGACGTACAGGCTGAACCAGTCCGGCAGCACGTCGTGGAAGCGCTGCCACCAGTCCGGCTGGTTGGCCTCCTCGGCCAGCCGCACGAACGCGGCGGCCTCCTCCTCGCCCACCCCGTACGCGGCCAGCAGCGCCTGCACGTACGGGATCTTCAGCGCGACCTCGGCCGTCTCCATCCGCCGCACGGTCGCCGAGGCCACCCGCAGCACCCGCGCCGCCTCGTCCCGGCTCAGCCCGGCCGACTCCCGCAGCTCCTGCAACCGCCGCCCGAGCACCACCTGCCCCACCGTGGGAGCGGCCCGCCGCTCACTCACCCCGGCCCCCTCCCCACTGATCCGTACAGCCAGTCTGCCACGCGGGGGTCCTGCGCACAGGAGGGATCAATCAGCCACTGGGGGGCGGGAGTTGGCCGAGTAGGCGCGGAATCCGCGGGCACACGAACCCCGTGCTCGACTACGACAAGGAAGCCGAGTCCTATGACCAACTTCGTGGCGGGGAGCCCCGTGCTCGGGCCGCTGCCGATGCCGTGCTCGGGCTGGTTCCGGAGGGTGGGGGGCGGCTGCTGGACAACGGGTGCGGTACCGGGATCGTCACGCGGCAACTGATCGAGGCGCGGCCGGGGTTGCGGGTGACGGGGGTCGATCTCACGTCGGCGATGGCGGGGAGGGCGGCTGTTCGGGTGCCCGGTGCCGTGGTGCGGGGGGACAGCCGGCGACTGCCCTTTCCGGACGGGGTGTTCGACGTCGTCACCAGTGTGTGGCTGCTGCATCTGATGGACGATCCCGCCGATCTGCGGGCCGTGCTCGGGGAGTGCGCGCGGGTGTTGCGGCCTGGCGGGACCTATGTGACAACCGTCGACAAGGCGAGGGCGCACGACGTGGGCAGTGACATCGACGCCGTGCTCGGGCCGCGCCCCCGGCGGCCCGCCTCCGACGACCCGGCCAAGGTGGACGCGTACGCCGCCGGGGCCGGGCTGGTCAGGACCGGGCAGGCGCGGTTCACCGGGGTCGGGCAGGGGCGCAGCCCGCGCCGGACGATCAAGGACCTCCGGCGCGGGTGGTTCACCCTGCTGCCGCCCGGCGAGCCGCGTACCGAGGAGTTCGCCGCGCGGCTGGCCCGCCTGCCCGACCAGGACCGTCCCCGCGCGGACCCCGTCTTCACCCTGCACGCGTACCGGCGGTCCGGGTAGGGGCCCGCCCGCACTGACCGGCCGCACCCGGCCGGCCATACCGCCCGCCCATGCCCCCGACCGCACCCACCCGGTCCAGCCGCGCGGCTCCGAGGCTTGCCGTATCGGCAACAGTTCTTGCCGTCGGCCACCGCCCCGTCGCACGCTGGGCGCAGCCGGAGCAGAGCCGGGGAAGAGAGGCCGACCAGCATGGCGCACGACCACCACAAACCCGCCGGGCACGGGCACGGACACGGGCACGGGCATCAGACCGACATCGACTGGGCCGAGATGGGCCCGGTACTGGAGTCCCAGGCGGAGCTGCTCGCGCCCGCCTACCGCGAGGCGATGGCCTGGCTCGCCGAGGAGACCCCCGAGCCGGGCCTGATCGTGGACGCGGGCAGCGGCCCCGGCGTCGTCGCCTGCCTGTTCGCCGAGGAGTTCCCCGGCGCCCGGGTCACCGCCGTCGACGGCAGTGGACCCCTGCTGGAGCGCGCCCGCGCCCGCGCCGCCCGCCTCGGCGTGGACGGCCGCTTCTCCACCGTCACCGGTGAACTCCCGGAAGCACTGGACGAGTTGGAGTTCCCGGCCGACCTGCTGTGGGCCAGCCGCAGCCTGCACCACCTCGGGGACCAGCGGGCCGCGCTCGCCGCGTTCGTGGAGCGGCTCGCCCCCGGCGGCACCCTCGCCCTCCTGGAGGGCGGTCTCCCCGCCCGCTACCTGCCCCGCGACATCGGCATCGGCCGCCCCGGACTCCAGTCCCGGCTCAACGCGGCCGAGGAGGAGTGGTTCAGCCGGATGCGCGCCGAACTGCCCGGCGCCGTCGCCGAGCCCGAGGACTGGCCCGCCCTGCTCACCTCGGCCGGCCTGAAGCCCACCCGCACCCGTACCTTCCTGCTGGACCTGCCCGCCCCCGCCGACGAGGCCGCCCGCGACTACGCCGCCGCCTACTTCACCCGGCTGCGCGACGGCCTCGGCGACGTCCTGGACGCCGACGACCGGGCCACCGTGGACCGCCTCCTCGACCGCGCCGACCCGGAGAGCCTGTACCAGCGGGCCGACCTGTTCGTGCTGGACGCGTACACCGTCTACACGGCCGTACGCCCCCGCTGAGTCAGTTCGCCGCGAGGAGTTGCCGGGCCAGCCGGTCCCCGAGCGCGACCGCCGCGTCATGGCTCTCGACCGGGGACACCCGCGCCTCCTTGAACAGGATGTACGTCACCCCGGACTCGGCGCCCCCGGTCGCCGGGTCCGGGTCGATGCCGAGCGCCTCGGCGGTCGCGTACGACGCCTCGCCGATGATCTCCTTCGGGCCGGTGTCCCCGACGACGGCGTACTCCACCCGGTCGCCGTGGATGACGGCGACCACTGCGCCGCCCGCGATGCCGGCCGCCGCGGGGTCCCACAGGGCGCTGTTGCCGGGCACCACCACGTACGGTAGCGTGTCGGCGCGCAGCGGCCTGCCGTCGGACTGGTGGTAGGCGGTGTCGTCCTGGTACCAGGGGTCGCGGTCCTCGTTGCAGTTCGCGGTGCGCTGCCCGTCGCAGTCCACGTCCAGGTCCGCCTGCCAGAACACCGCGCCCTCCAGCCCGCACACCGGGACGGTCGCGGGGCTCTCGGCGTCGGTGCGGTACAGACCTGCGGAGACCCGGTCGCAGGTCCGTACCTTGGCCAGCAGGTCGGCCGCGGGGATCGTGCCCTCCCGGGCCCGCCTCGGCGTGTCACCCTGCGCGGCGGCCAGGGCCGTGGCGCAGAGCAGGACGGTCCCGGCGGCGGTGGCGAGACCCAGGGGACGAAGACGCACGGCGCGGAGCCCTTCCCGGCGAGGCGGCACGCGGCGCCGCCCGCCCCGGGGACGGGACGGGCGGCCCGGTGGCGCGGAGGTGTCAGACCATGTCGAACGTGGCCGGGTCGGGACCCAGCCGCTTGTTCTCGTCCAGCGCGCTGATGGCGGCGAGGTCCTCGTCGTCCAGGCTGAAGTCGAACACCTCGATGTTCTCCTTGATCCGCGACGGCGTCACGGACTTCGGGATGACGATGTTGCCCAGCTGGATGTGCCAGCGGAGCACGACCTGCGCGGGCGTACGCCCGTGCTTCTGGGCGATGGCGACGATCGCCGGGACCTCCAGCAGGCCCTTGCCCTGGCCGAGCGGCGACCACGCCTCGGTCGCGATGCCGTGCTCGGCGTTGAACTCCCGCGCCGCGCGCTGCTGGAGCTGCGGGTGCAGCTCGATCTGGTCGACCGCCGGGACGACGGACGTCTCCGCGATCAGCCGCTGAAGGTGCTCGGGCAGGAAGTTGGACACTCCGATCGCGCGGATGCGGCCGTCGGAGTACAGCTTCTCGAACGCCTTGTAGGTGTCGAGGTAGTTGTCCCGCGCGGGCAGCGGCCAGTGGATCAGATAGAGGTCGAGGTAGTCGAGACCGAGCTTCGCCAGCGACGTGTCGAAGGCACGCAGGGTGGAGTCGTACCCCTGGTCGCTGTTCCAGAGCTTGGTGGTGACGAAGAGGTCCTCGCGGGGCAGGCCGGAGGCCGCGATGGCCTTGCCGGTGCCCTCTTCGTTGCCGTAGATCGCCGCGGTGTCGATGCTGCGGTACCCGGTCTCCAGCGCCGTGGCGACCGCGCGCTCCGCCTCGTCGTCCGGGACCTGCCAGACGCCGAAGCCGAGCTGGGGCATCTCGACACCGTTGTTGAGGATGATCGGGGGGACCTTGCTGCTCACGAGCCTGTGATCCTTCGGTTGTGGACAGGTGCTGTACCCATCGTCAACGATCATCGGCCGGTCCGCATTCCTGACGGCGGGATCAGGACCGGTAGAGGGCTTCCACCTCGTGCTCGTACGCCTTCTCGATCGCCTTGCGCTTCAGCTTCAGCGACGGCGTCAGCAGCCCGTGCTCCTCGGTGAACGGCTGGGCCAGGATGCGGAACGTACGGATCGACTCAGCCTGCGAGACCAGAGTGTTCGCCGCGACCACCGCCCGGCGCACCTCGGTCTCCAGATCGGCGTCGTGCACCAGCTCGGCCGGGGCCGGGCGGGGCTTGCCGCGCATCTGGAGCCAGTGGTCGACCGCCTCCTGGTCCAGGGTGACCAGCGCCGCGATGTACGGGCGGTCGTTGCCGACGACGATGCACTGGTTGACCAGCGGATGATCCCGCACCCGCTCCTCCAGCACGCCGGGGGAGACGCTCTTGCCGCCGGAGGTCACCAGGATCTCCTTCTTGCGGCCGGTGATGGTCAGATAGCCGTCCTCGTCCAGCGAGCCCAGGTCACCGGTGGCGAGCCAGCCGTCGTGCAGGGTCTCGTCGGTCGCCTTGGGGTTGTTGAGGTAGCCCTGGAAGACGTTCCCGCCGTGCAGCCAGACCTCGCCGTCGTCGGCGACGTGCACGCTCACCCCGGGGACGGCCTGGCCGACGGTGCCGTAGCGGGTGCGCTCGGGCGGGTTGGCGGTGGCGGCGGCCGTCGACTCGGTCAGGCCGTAGCCCTCGTAGATCTGGACGCCGGCGCCCGCGAAGAACAGGCCGAGGCGGCGGTCCATCGCCGAGCCGCCCGACATCGCGTTGCGGATACGGCCGCCCATCGCCGCGCGGACCTTGGAGTACACCAGCTTGTCGAAGAGCTGGTGCTGCATCCTCAGGCCCGCCGAGGGACCGGGGCCGATGCCCCACGCCTTGGCCTCCAGGGCGTCGGCGTACTTCACGGCCACGTCGACCGCCTTCTCGAAGGGCGTCGCCTTGCCGTCCTTCTCCGCCTTGCGCCGGGCCGAGTTGAACACCTTCTCGAAGATGTACGGCACCGCCAGGATGAACGTCGGCCGGAACGCGGCGAGGTCCGGCAGCAGGGCGGCCGCGTGCAGCTGGGGCTGGTGGCCGAAGCGGACCCGGCCCCGGAGCGCGGCGACCTCCACCATGCGGCCGAAGACGTGCGCCAGCGGCAGGAAGAGCAGGGTGGACGCCTCGTCGCCCTTTTTTGAGTGGAACACCGACTCCCAGCGGCGGATCACCGCGTCCGCCTCGAACATGAAGTTGCCGTGCGAGAGGACGCAGCCCTTGGGGCGGCCGGTGGTGCCCGAGGTGTAGATGACGGTGGCGGTGGACTCCGGGGTGACCGCCGCGCGGTGCCGGTGCACCACATCGTCGTCCAGGTGCGCCCCGGCGTCGTACAGCTCCCGTACGCAGTTCGCGTCGAGCTGCCAGAGCTGGCGCAGGCGGGGGAGGCGGCCGATGACCGTGGCGATCGTCATCGCGTGGTCCTCGTGCTCCACCACGGCGGAGGTGACCTCGGCGTCGTGCAGCATCCAGAAGCACTGCTCGGCGGAGGAGGTCGGGTAGATCGGCACCACCTGGGCGCCGATCGTCCACAGCGCGAAGTCGAAGAGGGTCCACTCGTAACGGGTGCGGGACATGATGGCGACCCGGTCGCCGAAGCGGACGCCCTGGGCGAGCAGGCCCTTGGCGAGGGCGACGACCTCGTCACGGAACTCGGCGGCGGTCACGTCCCGCCACTTGCCCTGATCGTCCTTGCGGCCGAGGGCGATGTGCAGCGGGTCGGTGCGCGCGTTGTCGAAGACGGTGTCGGCCAGACCGCCCACCGGCGGCTCCGACTCCCTCTCCGTCGCAGGGTTGGTGAACTCGCGCAAACCTCGCTCCCCCCTTGCTCGCTCTTCCTCGCTCCTCCGTCACGGACCCGCGACGCTCCGCACAGCGCCGTGAAAGCTACCCCACCGAATGGCCGGATGGGAGGGGTCCGGAAACCGGCCAAACCTCACGTACCTCACGGACACCACCCGGAAAATCCCCGCACATGCGGAAGGGCCGGACACGATACTGACGGGTCGGTACGTACCCCGGTCGTAATCTCCACCGAATCTGTACGGGCCGGTCACGGGGTGGGGCGTGGCGCAGAGGGGTCGGGGAGGCTGTCGGTCACTGCCACAAGGGCGCCGGGGCGAAATGCGCCATCTCCCCTCCGGGAGCCTCAGCCGCTCCGCCGCCGCAGCCGCTCCCCGCCCGCCAGGATCGCCGCCGCGAGTGCGTTCGCCGCGCCCTCCGTCGTGCCCCTCGCGCGGGCGTGGGTCAGGGTGAAGTCGACCTTGCCGAGGTCGGGGAGGCCGGCGCGGTCGGGGATACGGGTCAGGCCCGGGGGGATGAGGTGGCGGGAGTGGGCCATGACGCCGAGGCCCGCTCGGGCGGCGGCGATGAGGCCGTTGAGGCTGGCGCTGGTGCAGACGACGCGGTAGGGGCGGGAGTGGGCGTCCAGGGTCTCCAGGGCGCGGGCGCGGGTGATGCCGGGTGGGGGATAGACGATCAGGGGGACGGGGCGGTCCGGGTCGAGGCGCAGGCGGTCCGTGCCGATCCAGACGAGGTCGTCCCGCCAGACCAGGCGGCCGCGTGGGTCCTCGGGGCGGCGCTTGGCGAGGACCAGGTCGAGCTTGCCCTCGGCCAGGCGCTCGTGCAGCGTGCCGGACAGCTCCACCGTGAGTTCGAGGTCGACCTCGGGATGGTCGTACCGGAAGCCCTCCAGGATCTCCGGGAGCCGGGTCAGCACGAAGTCCTCCGAGGCGCCGAACCGCAGCCGGCCCCGTACGCGCGGGCCGGAGAAGTACGCCGACGCCTGCTCCTGCACCTCCAGCAGCCGCCGCGCGAACCCGAGCATCGCCTCGCCGTCGCCGGTCAGTTCCACCGAGTGGGTGTCACGCGCGAACAGCTGGCGGCCCGCCGCCTCCTCCAGCCGGCGCACGTGCTGGCTCACCGTCGACTGCCGCAGCCCCAGCCGCCGCGCGGCCTGCGTGAAGCTGAGCGTCTGCGCCACCGCGAGGAACGTCCGCAGGTGCGTGGGGTCGTACATGGAGGCCAGCCTAGCCCGGTCATCACGAACCGCGATCGCAGTCAGAGCGGTATGCCGGATTCCGCGATCGGCGCCGACCGGGCACGATGGAGATCGTCCGCCCCCACCGACACGCTACGGAGCCCTGTGAAACGCCGGCTGCCCATCGACCCGTACATCGCGCTGCTCCTCGGCACGGTGGGCCTGGCCGCGCTGCTGCCCGCGCGGGGTGTCGCCGCCGACGTGGCCTCCGGTGCCTCGACGGCCGCCATCGCGTTCCTGTTCTTCCTCTACGGCGCCCGCCTCTCCACCCGCGAGGCGATGGACGGACTGCGCCACTGGCGGCTCCATCTCACCGTCCTGGCCTGCACCTTCGTCGTCTTCCCGCTACTCGGGCTGGCGGCGCGCGGACTGGTACCGGTACTGCTGACCCAGCCGCTGTACCAGGGTCTGCTGTTCCTCACCCTGGTGCCGTCGACCATCCAGTCCTCCATCGCCTTCACCTCCATCGCGCGCGGCAACGTCCCCGCCGCCATCTGCGCCGGCTCCTTCTCCTCCCTCGTCGGCATCGTGGTCACCCCGCTGCTCGCCTCCGTGCTGCTGGGCAACTCCGGCGGCGGCTTCTCCGCCGACTCGCTGCTGAGGATCGTGCTGCAACTGCTGGTGCCGTTCCTCGCCGGACAGCTCCTGCGGCGCTGGATCGGCGGCTTCGTCGCCCGGCACAAGAAGGTGCTCGGACTGGTCGACCGTGGCTCGATCCTGCTGGTCGTCTACACCGCGTTCAGCGAGGGCATGGCCCAGGGCATCTGGCACCAGGTGAGCGTCCCGAGGCTCGGCGCGCTGCTCCTGGTGGAGGCGGTCCTGCTCGCGGTGATGCTGGCGCTGACCTGGTACGGGGCGCGGGCGCTCGGGTTCGGCCGGGGCGACCGCATCGCCATCCAGTTCGCCGGGTCGAAGAAGTCCCTCGCCTCCGGACTCCCCATGGCCGGCGTCCTGTTCGGCGCCCACGCCTCCCTCGCCGTACTGCCGCTGATGCTCTTCCACCAGATGCAGCTCATGGTCTGCGCGGTCATCGCCAAGCGCCGCGCCCACGACCCCGAGGAATCCCCGGCCGCACAGGCCCAGGTACCCCGCCCGCGCGTGCGGCCGGACGGCGACGGCGCCCCGTAGACCGCCGAACGCGTCTCGTTCACGCACCCGTTGATCCAGATTTCCGGCACGGACAGCGGGCGAGGGCTAACGTTCCGTCATGACCGCAGCCCCCGTACTCGACCCCCGGCGCACCGCCCTGGTCCTCGTCGACCTCATGGACCGTCTCGTCGCGCTGCCGCTTGAACCCCGCAAGGGCACCGAAGTGCTCACCGCCTGCGAGGAGTTGGCGGCGCGGTGCCGCGCCGGGGGAGCGCTCGTCGTACTCGTCCGGGTCGAACGGCCCGCCGTCGCCGAACAGCCGCCCGGCAGCGGTCTCGTGGCCGGACTGCTCCACGAGGGCGACCGGGAGGTGGTCAAGCGGACCATCGGGGCGTTCCAGGGCACCGGGCTGGACGAGCTGCTGCGGGACCAGGGCGTCGACACCCTCGTCCTCGGCGGCATCGCCACCAACCTGGGGGTCGAGTCCACCGCCCGCGCCGCCGCCGACCTGGGCTACGAACTGGTCTTCGTGGAGGACGCCATGGCCGCGTTCACGGCCGCCGAGCACGACGCGTCGGTACGGCTGGACTTCCCCCGCCTGGGCACGGTCACCATGGTCGGACGGCTGGACTTCGCGGCCGTACGGGACTGAGGGCGTACCTTTCCGGCCACCCGGCGGCCCCTCCCACCGGCCACCCGACGGCCCCTCCCACCGACCGCCCGACGCACGGAGCCGACCGTTCACCGCAAACGCGCCGCGCCCCTCCTTCTCAACCCACCCGCCCCGACCTACCGTCCGGCCCCATGAGCAGCCCCCCTGTCGCGCCCCCGGGCTGGAGCCGCTGGCTCGTACCGCCCGCCGCGCTCTCCGTCCACCTCTCCATCGGCCAGGCGTACGCCTGGAGCGTGTTCAAGCCACCCCTGGAATCCGCGCTGCACCTCGACGGCACCCAGAGCGCGCTGCCGTTCCAGCTGGCGATCGTGATGCTCGGTCTTTCCGCCGCGTTCGGCGGCACCCTGGTCGAGCGCAACGGCCCGCGCTGGGCGATGACCGTGGCCCTGGTCTGCTTCTCCTCCGGGTTCCTGATCTCCGCGCTCGGCGCCCAGACCCAGCAGTACTGGCTGATCGTCCTCGGGTACGGGTTCGTCGGCGGCATCGGCCTGGGCATCGGCTACATCTCGCCCGTCTCCACCCTGATGAAGTGGTTCCCGGACCGGCCCGGCATGGCCACCGGCATCGCCATCATGGGCTTCGGCGGCGGCGCCCTGATCGCCTCGCCGTGGTCGGCCCAGATGCTGGAGTCCTTCGGCACCGGCCACTCCGGGATCGCGCTGGCGTTCCTGGTGCACGGGCTCGCGTACGCCGTGTTCATGACCCTCGGCGTGCTGCTGGTCCGGGTGCCCCGGCCGGACGGGCGCACCAAGAGCGGCACGGACGCGGCCGTGGGCGTCCAGGTCTCGGCCCGCAGCGCGCTGCGCACCCCGCAGTTCTGGTTCCTGTGGGTCGTGCTGTGCACCAACGTCACGGCCGGGATCGGCATCCTGGAGAAGGCCGCGCCGATGATCACGGACTTCTTCGCGGACAGCTCCACCCCGGTCTCCGTCTCGGCGGCGGCTGGCTTCGTCGCCCTGCTGTCGGCGGCCAACATGGCGGGCCGGATCGGCTGGTCCTCCACCTCCGACCTCATCGGCCGCAAGAACATCTACCGGGTCTACCTGGGCGTCGGCGCGCTGATGTACCTGGTCCTCGCCCTTTTCGGGGACACCTCCAAGCCGCTGTTCGTGCTGTGCGCGCTGGTCGTCCTCTCCTTCTACGGCGGCGGCTTCGCCACGGTCCCCGCGTATCTGAAGGACCTCTTCGGCACGTATCAGGTCGGCGCCATCCACGGCCGGCTGCTCACCGCCTGGTCCACCGCGGGCGTACTCGGCCCGCTGATCGTCAACTGGATCGCCGACCGGCAGGAGGGCGCGGGCAAGCACGGACCCGCGCTGTACGGACTCTCCTTCTCGATCATGATCGGCCTGCTCCTCGTCGGTTTCGTCGCCAACGAGCTGATCCGCCCCGTCCACCCCCGTCACCACGTCCCCGCCCCGAAGGAGGCCCCCGATGCCCAGCGAGAGCAGCCCGCCTGACCGGCGCCCCCTGATCGCCCTCTCCTGGCTCTGGGTGGGCGCGCCGCTCGCCTACGGGCTGTACGAACTGGTGCGGAAGGCGACGCAGCTGTTCACCGGGTGAGGTGTCGGGCGCCCGTACGAGGGTCTGCGTGAAGCCGACAAAGGGGATGCCCGATTCCTGTGGCTTCACGTACCCCCGTACCCGTGAGTCACTGCGCAGACTGGAGAGTCCCGCCAACCACGGCAGCAGTGAGGGGACCCCGACATGCACGGCTCGCGTATCGCCGCGATCGGCCACTACCAGCCCGCCAAGGTGCTCACCAACGAGGACCTGGCGCGCATGGTCGACACCAGCGACGAGTGGATCACCAGCCGGGTCGGCATCCACACCCGGCACATCGCGGGCCCCGACGAACCGGTGGACGAGCTGGCCGCGCACGCCGCCGCCAAGGCCCTGGCCGCGGCCGGGCTCGCCCCCGGCGACATCGACCTGGTGCTGGTCGCCACCTCCACCGCGATCGACCGCTCCCCTAACACCGCCGCCCGGGTCGCGGCCCGGCTGGGCATTCCCGAGCCCGCCGCGATGGACGTCAACGTGGTGTGCGCCGGCTTCACCCACGCGCTGGCCACCGCCGACCACACGGTACGGGCGGGCGCCGCGACGCGTGCGCTGGTGATCGGCGCGGACAAGATGTCCGAGGTCACCGACTGGACCGACCGCACCACTTGCGTCCTGGTCGGCGACGGCGCGGGCGCGGCGGTGGTCGAGGCGTGCGCGCCGGGGGAGGAGGCCGGGATCGGGCCGGTGCTGTGGGGTTCGGTGCCGGAGATGGGCAACGCGGTACGGATCGAGGGCACGCCGCCGAGGTTCGCGCAGGAGGGGCAGAGCGTGTACCGCTGGGCCACCACCCAGCTCCCGCCGATCGCCCGGCGGGCCTGCGAGAAGGCCGGCGTCGACCCGGCCGAGCTGGCGGCGGTCGTCCTGCACCAGGCCAACCTGCGGATCATCGAGCCGCTGGCGCAGAAGATCGGCGCGGTGAACGCGGTCGTGGCCCGCGATGTCACCGAGTCCGGCAACACCTCCGCCGCGAGCATCCCGCTCGCCCTCTCCAAGCTGATCGAACAGGGCGCCGTCCGCACCGGCGACCCGGCCCTCCTGTTCGGCTTCGGCGGCAACCTCTCCTACGCCGGCCAGGTGATCCGCTGCCCCTGACCCGGGGTGGCCGAAGGCACAGATACGCAGGTGAAAGGCGCTCCGAAACCTTGGTATTGTTGTCCATGTCGCCGCGGGGAACACCCCCGGCCGGGTGACAGACACCTTGTCCGGGTGGCGGAATGGCAGACGCGCTAGCTTGAGGTGCTAGTGCCCTTTATCGGGCGTGGGGGTTCAAGTCCCCCCTCGGACACCACAAAGGCCCTTGCTGAGCAAGGGCCTTTTTGTCGTTCCGGGCTCGCCTTTCCGAGGTTTCCGCACCTCGGTGTCGGCATGGGTGGTAAATACAGTCATCCAGTACGACAGAAAGTGAACCGCCGTGTCCGTACAGTCCTCACGGCCCGACGTGGACGCGGCCGCAGCCGCGATCAAGGGCATCTGGTTTCCCGTCAAAGGCACCGTGCACAGCCTCCCCGAGGTGCTGGCGCCCGACGAGATGGTGCAGGTCCTCGCAGTGGCCCACCATGACCGTGCGATGGGCGTACTCGTCCTCACCGACCGGCGCTTCCTGTTCCGGGCACAGAACTGGTCCGGCCAGCGGATGGTGACGCACTCCTTCCCGGAGATCACCGACATCCGGTGGTCGGGCGGGCTTGAGCAGGGGGTGCTCACCGTGTTCATCGGCGGCTGGGCGGCCGAGTTCAAGAACATGGACAAGCGGGACGGGCAGCACCTCGCCGAGTGCATGCGGCAGTGGCGCCAGTGGTATGCGGCGCAGGGCGGTGCGGGTGCGCCGCAGTACGGGCAGCCCGTGCAGACTGCGCCAATCCCTCCGCAGTACGGTCAGCACACTCAAGCGGCGCCCGTTCCTCAGCAGTACGCGCAGCCCGCTCCGGCGGCCCCGGTCCACCCGCAGTACGCACAACCGGCCCCGGTTCCGCCGCAGTACGCCGCCCCGCACCACGCCCAGCCGGCCTCGCCCGCGCCCGTCCCGCCCCAGTCGCCGCGGCCTCCGGCCTCCTCCGGTGGCGGTCTCTTCGGGCGGCGGCGCCGGGAGGCGGAGGCGGAGGCCGCGCGGCTCGGGGACGAGCTGCGGGCGCACGCGGCCGACACCGAGACGTTGCGCGCGGAGAACGCCCGCCTCCAGGCCCAGCTGTCCGCACTAGTCGGCGCCGACGCCGCCCGGCTGGCGCAGGAGGCGGAGCGGATCGGCCGCACCCATGCCGAGCGGCTGGGAGAGCTGGAGCGGATCGACGCCGTACTGGACGCCAAGGTGGAGGCAGCCGCCGTTCGTGCCGAGGGCGAGCTGCACGGCACCCGGCAGCGGCTGACCGAGATGGAGGCGCAGGCTCAGGAGGCCGAGCGCCGGCTCGCCGCCGCGCGCGGCGCGCTGGTCGTCACCGACGACCTGGCGCTGCTCCAGGAAGCGGGGATCTACGAGTACCGCCACCCGCTGGCGGACGCCGTCGCGTACAAGGCCGAGCTGGACCGGATCAAGGAGCAGTACAAGGCGCTGACCAAGAACGGCCGTGCGGTGGTCGGTGTCA comes from the Streptomyces seoulensis genome and includes:
- a CDS encoding OFA family MFS transporter codes for the protein MSSPPVAPPGWSRWLVPPAALSVHLSIGQAYAWSVFKPPLESALHLDGTQSALPFQLAIVMLGLSAAFGGTLVERNGPRWAMTVALVCFSSGFLISALGAQTQQYWLIVLGYGFVGGIGLGIGYISPVSTLMKWFPDRPGMATGIAIMGFGGGALIASPWSAQMLESFGTGHSGIALAFLVHGLAYAVFMTLGVLLVRVPRPDGRTKSGTDAAVGVQVSARSALRTPQFWFLWVVLCTNVTAGIGILEKAAPMITDFFADSSTPVSVSAAAGFVALLSAANMAGRIGWSSTSDLIGRKNIYRVYLGVGALMYLVLALFGDTSKPLFVLCALVVLSFYGGGFATVPAYLKDLFGTYQVGAIHGRLLTAWSTAGVLGPLIVNWIADRQEGAGKHGPALYGLSFSIMIGLLLVGFVANELIRPVHPRHHVPAPKEAPDAQREQPA
- a CDS encoding MFS transporter small subunit, with product MPSESSPPDRRPLIALSWLWVGAPLAYGLYELVRKATQLFTG
- a CDS encoding isochorismatase family protein, with protein sequence MTAAPVLDPRRTALVLVDLMDRLVALPLEPRKGTEVLTACEELAARCRAGGALVVLVRVERPAVAEQPPGSGLVAGLLHEGDREVVKRTIGAFQGTGLDELLRDQGVDTLVLGGIATNLGVESTARAAADLGYELVFVEDAMAAFTAAEHDASVRLDFPRLGTVTMVGRLDFAAVRD
- a CDS encoding bile acid:sodium symporter family protein, whose translation is MPIDPYIALLLGTVGLAALLPARGVAADVASGASTAAIAFLFFLYGARLSTREAMDGLRHWRLHLTVLACTFVVFPLLGLAARGLVPVLLTQPLYQGLLFLTLVPSTIQSSIAFTSIARGNVPAAICAGSFSSLVGIVVTPLLASVLLGNSGGGFSADSLLRIVLQLLVPFLAGQLLRRWIGGFVARHKKVLGLVDRGSILLVVYTAFSEGMAQGIWHQVSVPRLGALLLVEAVLLAVMLALTWYGARALGFGRGDRIAIQFAGSKKSLASGLPMAGVLFGAHASLAVLPLMLFHQMQLMVCAVIAKRRAHDPEESPAAQAQVPRPRVRPDGDGAP
- a CDS encoding beta-ketoacyl-ACP synthase III; protein product: MHGSRIAAIGHYQPAKVLTNEDLARMVDTSDEWITSRVGIHTRHIAGPDEPVDELAAHAAAKALAAAGLAPGDIDLVLVATSTAIDRSPNTAARVAARLGIPEPAAMDVNVVCAGFTHALATADHTVRAGAATRALVIGADKMSEVTDWTDRTTCVLVGDGAGAAVVEACAPGEEAGIGPVLWGSVPEMGNAVRIEGTPPRFAQEGQSVYRWATTQLPPIARRACEKAGVDPAELAAVVLHQANLRIIEPLAQKIGAVNAVVARDVTESGNTSAASIPLALSKLIEQGAVRTGDPALLFGFGGNLSYAGQVIRCP
- a CDS encoding LysR substrate-binding domain-containing protein yields the protein MYDPTHLRTFLAVAQTLSFTQAARRLGLRQSTVSQHVRRLEEAAGRQLFARDTHSVELTGDGEAMLGFARRLLEVQEQASAYFSGPRVRGRLRFGASEDFVLTRLPEILEGFRYDHPEVDLELTVELSGTLHERLAEGKLDLVLAKRRPEDPRGRLVWRDDLVWIGTDRLRLDPDRPVPLIVYPPPGITRARALETLDAHSRPYRVVCTSASLNGLIAAARAGLGVMAHSRHLIPPGLTRIPDRAGLPDLGKVDFTLTHARARGTTEGAANALAAAILAGGERLRRRSG